Proteins from a single region of Pseudopedobacter saltans DSM 12145:
- a CDS encoding TatD family hydrolase — translation MILTDTHTHIYYEEDLESRDSVIQRCINNHITRLFLPNVNTDSIPLIDNICAAYPGMCFPMLGLHPCDVKESYKGELAKIYSAIADRKIYAIGEIGIDLYWDKSTLDIQRIAFKEQINWAKSLELPIVIHCREAFDEVFEVLEEEKDEKLRGIFHCFTGNGEQAQRAIDLNFYLGIGGVVTYKKAGLDQVLKSVALEHLVLETDAPYLAPVPYRGKKNESSYLIYVADKVAEIYETTIEHIAEVTTANSVKIFGV, via the coding sequence ATGATATTAACGGACACCCACACTCATATATATTACGAAGAAGACTTGGAAAGCAGAGATTCTGTGATCCAGAGATGTATAAATAATCATATTACCAGATTGTTTTTGCCGAATGTCAATACAGATTCGATTCCATTAATAGATAATATTTGTGCAGCGTATCCGGGTATGTGTTTCCCTATGTTAGGATTACACCCCTGCGATGTAAAAGAAAGCTATAAAGGGGAGCTTGCTAAAATCTATTCAGCTATTGCTGATAGGAAAATTTACGCGATTGGAGAAATAGGTATTGATCTTTATTGGGACAAATCAACTTTAGATATTCAGCGTATTGCTTTCAAAGAGCAGATTAATTGGGCGAAATCTTTGGAGTTACCTATTGTAATACATTGCAGAGAAGCCTTTGATGAAGTTTTTGAAGTGCTAGAAGAAGAAAAGGATGAAAAACTTCGAGGCATTTTTCACTGTTTTACCGGAAACGGGGAGCAAGCACAAAGAGCAATAGATTTGAATTTTTATTTGGGAATAGGAGGTGTGGTAACTTATAAAAAAGCAGGTCTCGACCAAGTACTCAAATCAGTAGCTCTGGAACATTTAGTACTGGAAACGGATGCACCATATTTAGCCCCTGTACCGTATAGAGGTAAGAAAAATGAAAGTTCGTACCTGATATATGTTGCAGACAAGGTAGCCGAAATATACGAAACGACAATAGAACACATTGCAGAAGTAACCACCGCAAATTCC